In Mycolicibacterium phocaicum, one DNA window encodes the following:
- a CDS encoding IS1380 family transposase — MQVSHRFTASSAVFDDEHLVSCAGLVPVMTLAEQSRLSALLEHKIRFTSERIKSGAANPSPKLATVIAGMCVGADSIDDLDVVRSGGMKTLFDGVYAPSTIGTLLREFTFGHARQLESVLGAHLGALCERVLLLPGADQRAFIDIDSLLRPVYGHAKQGASYGHTKIAGRQILRKGLSPLVTTISTEHSAPVIAGARLRSGKANSGKGAARMIAQAVATARAAGVTGQILVRGDSAYGNSAVVSACRRAGARFSLVLTKTAALTAAIEQIDQDAWVPVNYPGAVRDPDTGAWISDAEVAETTYTAFTSTKTPITARLVVRRVKDARMADGLFPVWRYHPFFTDIDLPVDQADITHRRHAIIETVFADLIDGPLAHMPSGRFGANSAWILCAAIAHNLLRATGVLAGGSHAVARGATLRRRIVNIAARLARPQRRAVLHLPAHWPWARHWLALWHNTIGRPPPQTVTS; from the coding sequence GTGCAAGTGTCCCACAGGTTCACCGCGTCGTCGGCGGTCTTTGATGATGAGCATCTCGTGTCGTGCGCGGGCCTGGTGCCGGTGATGACGTTGGCAGAGCAGAGTCGCCTTTCGGCGTTGTTGGAGCACAAGATTCGTTTCACCAGCGAGCGGATCAAGTCCGGGGCGGCCAACCCGTCACCGAAGCTGGCGACGGTGATCGCCGGCATGTGCGTCGGCGCGGACAGTATCGATGACCTCGACGTGGTCCGCAGCGGTGGAATGAAAACACTCTTCGACGGGGTGTATGCGCCTTCGACGATCGGAACCCTGTTGCGGGAGTTCACCTTCGGGCATGCCCGTCAACTGGAGTCAGTTCTGGGTGCACATCTGGGTGCCCTGTGTGAACGCGTGCTGTTGCTGCCCGGCGCCGATCAGCGTGCGTTCATCGATATCGATTCGCTGCTGCGCCCGGTCTACGGACACGCCAAACAGGGCGCGAGCTACGGGCACACCAAGATCGCCGGCCGCCAGATCCTGCGCAAAGGTCTCTCGCCGCTGGTGACCACGATCAGCACCGAACACAGCGCCCCGGTGATCGCCGGAGCGCGGTTGCGCTCGGGCAAGGCCAACTCCGGCAAGGGAGCGGCCCGGATGATCGCGCAAGCGGTGGCTACCGCCCGTGCCGCCGGCGTCACTGGTCAGATCCTGGTGCGCGGCGACTCGGCCTATGGCAACAGCGCGGTGGTGTCCGCGTGCCGCCGTGCCGGGGCCCGGTTCTCGCTCGTGTTGACCAAGACCGCGGCGCTGACCGCCGCGATCGAGCAGATCGACCAGGACGCGTGGGTACCGGTGAACTATCCCGGTGCAGTGCGCGATCCCGATACCGGCGCGTGGATTTCTGATGCTGAAGTCGCCGAAACTACCTACACCGCTTTCACTTCCACGAAGACCCCGATCACCGCACGACTGGTGGTACGCCGGGTCAAAGATGCGCGCATGGCCGATGGGCTGTTTCCGGTGTGGCGGTATCACCCGTTCTTCACCGACATCGACCTACCGGTCGATCAAGCCGACATCACCCACCGTCGCCACGCGATCATCGAAACCGTGTTCGCCGACCTGATCGACGGACCCCTGGCCCACATGCCCTCGGGGCGGTTCGGCGCCAACTCCGCCTGGATCCTCTGCGCGGCCATCGCCCACAACCTGCTGCGCGCCACCGGCGTCCTGGCCGGAGGCTCTCACGCCGTTGCCCGCGGTGCCACCCTGCGACGGCGCATCGTCAACATCGCGGCCCGACTGGCCCGACCACAACGCCGAGCAGTCCTGCACCTACCCGCCCACTGGCCCTGGGCCCGACACTGGCTTGCACTGTGGCACAACACGATCGGACGCCCACCCCCACAAACCGTGACATCCTGA
- a CDS encoding MFS transporter has product MTLTSTTAPTRAAWTVAAVSFLAILAAAGFRAVPGVLMTPLHHEFGWSHATVGLAMSVNMTLFGVTAPFAAALMDRFGVRPVLTVALGLITAGSALSVRMTTGWQLVACWGVLVGIGTGCISMGFVATVATRWFDERRGLVTGVLTAASATGQLIFLPLVAEVATRHGWRWACLIVAAAAFAVIAPALIVMRHHPPAPTAAPANGFRAALDGLVIGARVPVFWLLAGSFAICGMTTNGLIGTHFIPAAGDHGMPTTVAASLLATIGVLDVAGTVCSGWLTDRVDPRLLLTVYYVGRGISLMLLPSLLSPHADPGTWVFIVFYGLDWVATVPPTIALCRDYFGDRSPVVFGWVFAAHQVGAAVAAAAAGWLRDLQGNYDLAFQLAAGLCAVAAALCFSVRKVQVRTT; this is encoded by the coding sequence GTGACGCTCACCTCGACGACCGCGCCGACTCGCGCCGCATGGACGGTGGCCGCCGTCAGTTTCCTCGCCATCCTGGCCGCCGCCGGTTTCCGCGCCGTACCCGGCGTGCTGATGACGCCGCTGCACCACGAGTTCGGCTGGTCGCACGCCACGGTGGGCCTGGCGATGTCGGTCAACATGACGCTGTTCGGAGTCACCGCGCCGTTCGCGGCAGCCCTGATGGACCGGTTCGGGGTCCGGCCGGTGCTGACCGTGGCGCTGGGGTTGATCACGGCCGGTTCGGCGCTGTCGGTCCGGATGACGACCGGCTGGCAACTGGTGGCGTGCTGGGGCGTATTGGTCGGCATCGGCACCGGATGCATCTCGATGGGCTTCGTCGCGACCGTCGCCACCCGCTGGTTCGACGAACGGCGCGGCCTGGTGACCGGCGTGCTGACGGCGGCCAGCGCCACCGGGCAGCTGATCTTCCTGCCGCTCGTCGCCGAGGTCGCGACCCGTCACGGCTGGCGCTGGGCCTGCCTCATCGTCGCCGCGGCCGCGTTCGCGGTCATCGCACCCGCCCTCATCGTCATGCGCCACCACCCGCCCGCACCCACCGCGGCACCCGCGAACGGCTTCCGGGCCGCGCTGGACGGGCTCGTCATCGGTGCGCGGGTGCCGGTGTTCTGGCTCCTGGCCGGCAGCTTCGCGATCTGTGGCATGACCACCAACGGGCTGATCGGCACCCACTTCATCCCTGCCGCGGGCGACCATGGCATGCCGACGACCGTCGCCGCGAGCCTGCTGGCCACCATCGGCGTCCTCGACGTGGCGGGCACGGTCTGTTCGGGCTGGCTCACCGACCGGGTTGATCCGCGGCTGCTACTGACCGTCTACTACGTCGGCCGCGGCATTTCGCTGATGCTGCTGCCTTCGCTGCTTTCTCCGCACGCCGACCCGGGCACCTGGGTGTTCATCGTCTTCTACGGCCTCGACTGGGTTGCCACGGTGCCGCCCACGATCGCGCTGTGCCGCGACTACTTCGGTGATCGGTCCCCCGTGGTGTTCGGCTGGGTGTTTGCCGCACATCAGGTCGGCGCCGCGGTCGCAGCGGCCGCAGCCGGCTGGCTCCGGGACCTACAAGGTAACTATGACCTGGCCTTTCAACTGGCGGCCGGCTTGTGCGCGGTCGCCGCGGCGCTGTGCTTCAGCGTGCGAAAAGTGCAGGTCAGAACCACTTGA
- a CDS encoding fasciclin domain-containing protein: protein MKTRTSRFLGVTAAVAALTASLPLAVSAYADPPPLPPPTNKTVDPQGPGCDKVKAGMPDLKTLVNKPVSQVLAAIPAISTFNSAVSGGLNPAVNITSVLDNGPYVVFAPTNEAFAALDPAKLEALKADPAALTSLDYYHVFLGVLGNDTVKGQRPTQQGTQIKVTGDGGDIKVNDTAKLVCGAIEASNARIYVIDTVLDLADAPAPVTAAGSETSTSTSVTTATSTSAAPSAAESTSATPTTTTSAAR from the coding sequence ATGAAGACTCGCACCAGCAGATTTCTGGGCGTAACCGCGGCCGTCGCCGCCCTGACCGCATCGCTGCCGCTGGCAGTGTCCGCTTACGCGGACCCGCCGCCGCTGCCGCCGCCGACCAACAAGACGGTGGACCCCCAGGGCCCCGGCTGCGACAAGGTCAAGGCAGGCATGCCCGACCTGAAGACGTTGGTCAACAAGCCGGTGAGCCAGGTGCTGGCCGCGATTCCGGCGATCAGCACCTTCAACTCGGCGGTGTCCGGTGGCCTGAACCCCGCCGTGAACATCACCAGCGTCCTGGACAACGGCCCGTACGTGGTCTTCGCGCCCACCAACGAAGCCTTCGCGGCGCTGGACCCGGCCAAGCTGGAGGCCCTGAAGGCCGACCCGGCCGCGCTGACCAGCCTGGACTACTACCACGTCTTCCTGGGCGTGCTGGGCAATGACACCGTCAAGGGCCAGCGTCCGACGCAGCAGGGCACCCAGATCAAGGTGACCGGCGACGGCGGCGACATCAAGGTCAACGACACCGCCAAGCTGGTGTGTGGCGCCATCGAGGCGAGCAACGCCCGCATCTACGTGATCGACACCGTGCTGGACCTGGCGGACGCCCCGGCCCCGGTCACCGCCGCGGGCAGCGAGACCTCCACCTCGACCTCGGTCACCACGGCGACGTCGACCTCGGCAGCGCCGAGCGCCGCTGAGTCGACCTCGGCGACCCCGACCACGACCACGTCGGCTGCGCGCTAG
- a CDS encoding acyl-CoA dehydrogenase family protein — protein sequence MKRTVFEAEHEALRESTRQYIERELVPNAEKWEEQRMVDRSAFVAAGKYGLIGFNMPEEFGGGGSDDFRFNAVIDEELARYGGPAPSLSLQNDVVAPYFNHLANDEQKARWMPGIASGELILAVAMTEPGAGSDLAGIRTSAVRDGDDWIINGSKTFISSGINCDLVVVVCRTNPEAGHKGFTLLVVERGMEGFERGRKLDKMGLHAQDTSELHFENVRVPQANLLGQEGRGFYHLMQNLPSERLGIAISAIAGARESWRQTLQYAKDRKAFGQPIGSFQHNRFLLAEMDTELDVCERYIDRCLEGVLDGDLSAVEAAKAKWFCTETAKKVIDGCVQLHGGYGYMMEYRVARDYCDARIQTIFGGTTEIMKDIIGRDLGL from the coding sequence GTGAAGCGGACAGTATTCGAAGCGGAGCATGAGGCGCTCCGGGAATCCACCCGGCAGTACATCGAGCGTGAGCTCGTCCCCAACGCCGAGAAGTGGGAAGAGCAGCGCATGGTCGACCGGTCGGCGTTCGTCGCCGCCGGCAAGTACGGCCTGATCGGGTTCAACATGCCCGAGGAGTTCGGCGGTGGCGGGTCCGACGACTTCCGCTTCAATGCCGTCATCGACGAGGAACTGGCCCGCTACGGCGGCCCGGCGCCGTCGCTGAGCCTCCAGAACGACGTCGTCGCACCGTATTTCAACCACCTTGCGAACGACGAGCAGAAGGCACGGTGGATGCCGGGCATCGCCAGCGGCGAACTGATCCTCGCCGTCGCGATGACCGAGCCCGGCGCCGGCAGTGACCTGGCGGGCATCCGTACCTCGGCGGTGCGCGACGGCGACGACTGGATCATCAACGGCTCCAAGACTTTCATCTCGTCGGGCATCAACTGCGACCTCGTCGTGGTGGTGTGTCGCACCAATCCCGAAGCCGGACACAAGGGCTTCACGCTGCTGGTCGTCGAGCGCGGTATGGAAGGCTTCGAGCGGGGCCGCAAGCTCGACAAGATGGGTCTGCATGCGCAGGACACCTCGGAGCTGCACTTCGAGAACGTGCGGGTGCCGCAGGCGAACCTGCTCGGCCAGGAAGGCCGCGGCTTCTACCACCTGATGCAGAACCTGCCTTCCGAGCGGCTCGGCATCGCGATCTCGGCGATCGCGGGCGCGCGCGAATCCTGGCGCCAGACACTGCAATACGCCAAGGACCGCAAGGCGTTCGGGCAGCCGATCGGCAGCTTCCAGCACAACCGGTTCCTGCTGGCCGAGATGGACACCGAACTCGACGTGTGCGAGCGGTACATCGACCGGTGCCTGGAGGGCGTGCTCGACGGCGACCTGTCGGCCGTCGAGGCGGCCAAGGCCAAGTGGTTCTGCACCGAGACCGCCAAGAAGGTCATCGACGGCTGCGTGCAGCTCCACGGCGGCTACGGCTACATGATGGAGTACCGCGTGGCCCGCGACTACTGCGACGCCCGCATCCAGACGATCTTCGGTGGCACCACCGAGATCATGAAGGACATCATCGGCCGCGACTTGGGTCTGTAG
- a CDS encoding crotonase/enoyl-CoA hydratase family protein translates to MTSVSAEPGALSERRGNVLLITINRPDARNAVNQAVSIGVGDALQAAQDDPEIRAVVITGSGDKSFCAGADLKALSRGENLFHPDHTDWGFAGYVSHFIDKPTIAAVNGTALGGGSELALASDLVVAEESAKFGLPEVKRGLIAGAGGVFRIVEQLPRKVALELLFTGEPMTSADALRWGLINQVVPDGTVVDAALALAERITSNAPLAVQASKRVAYGADDGVVTDEKDGWKRTNREFVTLLQSEDAKEGPLAFAQKRQPVWKAK, encoded by the coding sequence GTGACCTCGGTGTCCGCCGAACCGGGCGCCCTCTCCGAGCGGCGCGGCAACGTCCTGCTGATCACGATCAACCGGCCCGATGCCCGCAACGCCGTGAACCAGGCCGTCAGCATCGGTGTCGGCGACGCACTGCAGGCCGCGCAGGACGACCCGGAGATCCGGGCCGTCGTGATCACCGGATCCGGCGACAAATCGTTCTGTGCCGGTGCGGATCTCAAGGCGCTCTCGCGCGGCGAGAACCTCTTCCACCCCGATCACACGGACTGGGGCTTCGCCGGCTACGTCAGCCACTTCATCGACAAGCCCACCATCGCGGCCGTCAACGGCACCGCCCTGGGCGGCGGCTCCGAACTGGCGTTGGCGAGTGACCTGGTGGTGGCCGAGGAAAGCGCGAAATTCGGTCTCCCGGAAGTGAAGCGCGGCCTGATCGCCGGTGCCGGCGGCGTGTTCCGGATCGTCGAGCAGCTGCCGCGCAAGGTCGCGCTGGAACTGCTGTTCACCGGTGAGCCCATGACATCCGCGGACGCGCTGCGCTGGGGCCTGATCAATCAGGTGGTCCCCGACGGCACCGTCGTCGACGCGGCACTGGCTCTGGCGGAACGGATCACGTCCAACGCGCCGCTGGCCGTGCAGGCCAGCAAGCGGGTGGCATACGGCGCCGACGACGGCGTGGTGACCGACGAGAAGGACGGCTGGAAGCGCACCAACCGCGAGTTCGTCACCCTGCTGCAGTCCGAGGACGCAAAAGAAGGCCCGCTGGCGTTCGCGCAGAAACGTCAGCCTGTATGGAAAGCCAAGTGA
- a CDS encoding thiolase family protein, with the protein MAEAVIVEAVRSPIGKRNGALSGVHPAELSAQVLNALVQRAGVDPALVDDVIWGCVMQAGEQALDIARTAVLTAGWPETVPGVTVDRQCGSSQQSVHFAAAGVVAGHYDVVVAGGVESMSRTPMGSSLANGGHPYPEAFRARYDQTPNQGTGAEMMAEKWGLSRTQLDEFSLRSHEKAAAAQDAGAFKDQIVAIKDQDGNIVTEDGGIRRGGTVESMAAIKPAFKEDGVIHAGNSSQISDGSAALLIMSAEKAKELGLKPLARLHTGVLAGADPVMMLSAPIPATQKALAKSGLSVNDIGVFEVNEAFAPVPMAWLKDIGADENRLNPNGGAIALGHPLGGSGARIMTTLLHHMRDNNIQYGFQTMCEGGGQANATILELL; encoded by the coding sequence GTGGCTGAAGCAGTCATCGTCGAGGCGGTCCGCTCGCCCATCGGGAAGCGCAACGGCGCCCTGTCGGGGGTGCACCCGGCCGAGCTCTCGGCTCAGGTGCTCAACGCCCTGGTGCAGCGCGCAGGCGTCGACCCGGCGCTCGTCGACGACGTGATCTGGGGCTGCGTCATGCAGGCCGGCGAGCAGGCGCTCGACATCGCCCGCACCGCGGTCCTGACCGCCGGCTGGCCCGAGACCGTCCCCGGCGTGACCGTCGACCGCCAGTGTGGCTCCAGCCAGCAGTCGGTGCACTTCGCCGCCGCCGGCGTGGTCGCCGGCCACTACGACGTCGTCGTCGCCGGTGGTGTCGAATCGATGTCGCGCACCCCGATGGGTTCGTCGCTCGCCAACGGTGGGCACCCCTACCCGGAGGCGTTCCGCGCCCGTTACGACCAGACCCCGAACCAGGGCACCGGCGCCGAGATGATGGCCGAGAAGTGGGGCCTGTCCCGCACGCAGCTTGATGAGTTCTCGCTGCGCTCACACGAAAAGGCCGCTGCCGCACAGGATGCCGGCGCCTTCAAGGACCAGATCGTCGCCATCAAGGACCAGGACGGCAATATCGTCACCGAAGACGGCGGCATCCGTCGCGGCGGCACCGTCGAATCCATGGCGGCCATCAAGCCGGCGTTCAAGGAAGACGGCGTCATCCACGCCGGCAACTCCTCGCAGATTTCCGACGGCTCGGCCGCGCTGCTGATCATGTCCGCCGAGAAGGCAAAAGAGTTGGGGCTCAAGCCTCTTGCTCGGCTGCACACCGGTGTGCTGGCCGGCGCCGACCCCGTGATGATGCTGAGCGCGCCCATCCCCGCCACTCAGAAGGCGCTCGCCAAGTCCGGTCTGAGCGTCAACGACATCGGCGTGTTCGAGGTCAACGAGGCCTTCGCGCCCGTTCCGATGGCCTGGCTCAAGGACATCGGCGCCGACGAGAACCGGCTGAACCCGAACGGCGGCGCCATCGCCCTCGGCCACCCGCTCGGCGGTTCCGGTGCCCGCATCATGACCACCCTGCTGCACCACATGCGGGACAACAACATTCAGTACGGCTTCCAGACCATGTGCGAGGGCGGCGGCCAGGCCAACGCGACCATCCTGGAGCTGTTGTGA
- a CDS encoding FadR/GntR family transcriptional regulator codes for MAQTPPLSPMIDPRTVPSSASGPIRSPKTAELVAGTLRRMVVDGQLKEGDFLPNEAELMAHFGVSRPTLREAVRVLESERLVEVRRGSRTGARVRVPGPEIVARPAGLLLELSGATIADVTTARAGIEPTVVRLLTEQGNTAAFDELDTMLAEYVPSGLETGRMAETTGDFHQRMVELSGNATLAIVAGMLHEITVRHIAFAMRENRPMSRSDYDILMKSYRRLMTLMRSGNAAAAEAHWRKHLDVANSLLFAGMEDLKVRDVMR; via the coding sequence ATGGCGCAGACTCCGCCGTTGTCGCCGATGATCGACCCACGTACTGTGCCATCCTCGGCCAGCGGCCCCATCCGCTCCCCCAAAACCGCGGAACTGGTGGCCGGCACCCTGCGCCGGATGGTCGTCGACGGTCAGCTCAAGGAAGGCGACTTCCTGCCCAACGAGGCCGAGCTGATGGCCCACTTCGGGGTCAGCCGCCCGACCCTGCGCGAAGCCGTTCGGGTCCTGGAATCCGAGCGCCTGGTCGAGGTACGCCGCGGGTCGCGCACCGGTGCCCGTGTCCGCGTCCCCGGACCCGAGATCGTCGCGCGCCCAGCGGGTCTACTGCTGGAGCTGTCCGGCGCGACGATCGCCGACGTGACCACCGCGCGCGCCGGGATCGAACCGACCGTCGTGCGGCTACTGACCGAGCAGGGCAACACCGCTGCTTTCGACGAACTCGACACCATGCTGGCCGAGTACGTTCCGTCCGGGCTCGAGACGGGCCGCATGGCCGAGACCACCGGCGACTTCCACCAGCGCATGGTCGAGCTGTCGGGCAACGCGACGCTGGCCATCGTCGCCGGCATGCTGCACGAGATCACCGTCCGCCACATCGCGTTCGCGATGCGCGAGAACCGCCCGATGTCCAGGTCGGACTACGACATTCTGATGAAGTCCTACCGCCGACTCATGACGCTCATGCGCTCGGGCAACGCCGCGGCCGCCGAAGCGCACTGGCGCAAGCACCTCGACGTCGCGAACAGTCTGCTGTTCGCCGGCATGGAGGACCTCAAGGTCCGCGACGTCATGCGCTAG